One window from the genome of Roseofilum capinflatum BLCC-M114 encodes:
- a CDS encoding mechanosensitive ion channel family protein, with protein MFLQTSVTAVPTLQNPLQPPDTSSPQATMKSFMENLHSSHEALMEAYDQYMEEPGLFPSASVQEKANIAQVFFDRASECLDISQVGDSLKTNVKTEVTLLLKEVFDRIDLPYHSEIPNQQAILDLREKNIELNNWRVPKTAIEITKVQEGERAGEYLFSPETVAQAANFYQTIKEMPYNSSSNSNATEGFYEFYSSTPGQLLPPKWFVFLPKSLDAVFWDQTLWQWLGMIIVLFFTGLIVIFMFKWNQKITAKFKPTRKYLFRTIPAWISIALLWVVGDFINYQLNITGYVLILSLDFLYFSWWVMVAFVFFFLAQAVGEVIIRYFRENNEKIDAELIRNFADLISLAIGGIVVLFGLQRIGLNLFPLLAGLGVGGVAIALGAKSTLENVIAGLALFFDQPVVAGEECIFGGNEGAVQSVGLRSIRLQGVDGNLMSMPNSEFCQLQLINKSRAEKSLFKHRIHLSYETKSQQLKSALDKFRKLLVDDENILEAGLHVRCVGYNEYSIVVEFQAYIDTGDEEEFLLIQEGLLLKVKQVVEEVGTKFAMGV; from the coding sequence TTGTTTCTGCAAACTTCAGTAACAGCAGTGCCAACCCTTCAAAATCCTCTGCAACCCCCTGATACTTCTAGTCCTCAAGCAACAATGAAGAGCTTCATGGAGAATCTTCATAGTTCCCATGAAGCCTTGATGGAAGCCTACGACCAATATATGGAGGAACCAGGACTTTTTCCTTCTGCATCAGTTCAGGAAAAGGCAAATATAGCCCAAGTTTTCTTTGACCGAGCTTCAGAGTGTCTCGACATCAGCCAAGTTGGAGATAGTTTGAAAACAAATGTTAAGACAGAAGTTACCTTACTCCTGAAAGAAGTATTCGATCGTATTGATCTTCCCTATCATAGTGAAATTCCTAATCAGCAAGCCATTTTAGACTTGAGAGAAAAAAATATTGAATTAAATAATTGGAGGGTACCAAAAACCGCAATTGAGATAACTAAGGTGCAAGAAGGAGAACGAGCGGGAGAATACCTATTCTCGCCAGAGACAGTTGCCCAGGCTGCGAATTTTTACCAAACGATCAAGGAAATGCCTTATAATTCTTCCTCTAATTCTAATGCCACAGAGGGCTTTTATGAATTCTATAGCTCGACTCCGGGTCAATTATTGCCGCCAAAATGGTTTGTTTTTCTGCCTAAAAGTTTAGATGCTGTGTTTTGGGATCAAACCCTATGGCAGTGGTTGGGGATGATTATCGTGTTGTTCTTTACCGGATTAATTGTTATTTTTATGTTCAAATGGAATCAAAAAATAACAGCAAAATTTAAGCCGACTAGAAAATACTTGTTTAGAACTATTCCCGCTTGGATCAGTATTGCACTCCTATGGGTCGTTGGTGACTTTATTAATTACCAACTGAATATCACTGGATATGTACTGATATTAAGTCTGGATTTTTTATATTTTTCTTGGTGGGTGATGGTAGCGTTCGTTTTCTTTTTCTTAGCTCAAGCGGTAGGAGAAGTAATCATTCGTTACTTCCGGGAAAACAACGAAAAAATAGATGCAGAATTAATACGAAATTTTGCTGATTTAATTAGTTTAGCCATTGGTGGGATTGTCGTTTTATTTGGTCTTCAAAGAATTGGCCTTAATTTATTTCCCCTATTGGCTGGATTAGGTGTTGGGGGGGTTGCCATTGCTCTAGGCGCAAAATCTACTCTAGAAAATGTGATTGCAGGACTTGCTTTGTTTTTCGATCAGCCTGTAGTTGCGGGTGAAGAGTGTATTTTTGGAGGGAATGAAGGGGCTGTCCAATCTGTGGGTCTCCGTTCCATTCGTCTTCAAGGGGTTGATGGAAACCTAATGTCTATGCCTAATTCAGAGTTCTGTCAATTGCAATTAATCAATAAAAGTCGAGCTGAGAAAAGCTTATTTAAACATAGAATCCACCTGTCTTATGAGACAAAATCTCAACAACTTAAATCAGCGTTGGATAAGTTCCGTAAGCTTTTGGTCGATGATGAAAATATTCTTGAAGCAGGACTTCATGTCCGATGTGTGGGATATAATGAGTATTCTATTGTTGTAGAATTCCAGGCTTACATTGATACGGGTGATGAAGAAGAGTTTCTCTTAATTCAAGAAGGTTTATTGCTGAAGGTGAAACAAGTTGTTGAAGAGGTGGGGACGAAGTTTGCCATGGGTGTGTGA
- a CDS encoding mechanosensitive ion channel family protein translates to MRSFIENVNASHEVLMEAYQEYLEAPGLFASTSVREKANTAQFFFDRAADCLDVSQVGDSLRSDTRTEATLQLKEIFDRIDIPDYSDIPDQEVILDLKEKEIDLNNWTVPETEIEITKVKEGDRAGEYLFSPSTVARTPEFYEKVKTLRYKRGATENFYNFYISTPGQLLPPKWFRFLPKASHAVYFDQTLWQWMGMFIVLIFNAIIIIFIFKWNQKRTRKFRPIRKSFARATPALLSSLLLWFSCDFIDNQLNITGTVLFSTLMTLYFFLWTMAGFIVFFVNQGIGEAIVAYLEHTQEKVESNLIRVIVDVVSFIAGGAVILFGLVTLGVNLLPLVAGLGVGGLAVALGAQSTLENVIAGLALFFDKPVVAGERCVFGDQEGFVQSIGLRSIRLQGIDGTLISMPNSQFSQLLLTNKSRSEKLLFKHQIHLSYETTSEQLNVVLDRLHKLLTDHEQTLEPGLHVRCVGYNEYSIVIELQAYINTGDIETFLLIQEELLLKVQEIVEEVGTEFAIGV, encoded by the coding sequence ATGAGGAGCTTCATAGAGAATGTAAATGCTTCCCATGAAGTCTTGATGGAAGCCTATCAAGAATATCTAGAGGCTCCAGGTCTATTCGCCTCTACATCAGTTCGAGAGAAAGCCAACACAGCACAGTTTTTCTTTGATCGAGCCGCAGACTGTTTAGATGTCAGTCAAGTGGGGGATAGCTTAAGAAGTGATACCAGAACAGAAGCAACATTACAACTTAAAGAAATCTTCGATCGCATAGACATTCCCGATTATAGTGACATCCCCGATCAAGAGGTTATTTTAGATCTCAAAGAGAAAGAGATAGATCTCAATAATTGGACAGTCCCAGAAACTGAGATTGAAATCACTAAAGTAAAAGAAGGAGATCGTGCAGGAGAGTATTTATTCTCTCCATCAACCGTTGCTCGTACTCCTGAATTTTATGAAAAAGTAAAAACACTCCGCTATAAACGTGGAGCAACCGAAAATTTTTATAACTTCTATATATCAACGCCCGGTCAATTATTACCTCCAAAATGGTTTCGATTCTTACCCAAAGCTTCACATGCCGTTTATTTCGATCAAACGTTATGGCAATGGATGGGAATGTTTATTGTCTTGATATTTAATGCTATCATCATTATCTTTATTTTCAAATGGAATCAAAAAAGAACCAGAAAATTCCGTCCCATTCGCAAAAGCTTTGCCAGAGCTACTCCAGCTCTCTTAAGTTCATTGCTCCTGTGGTTTTCCTGTGATTTTATCGATAACCAACTCAATATTACCGGGACAGTTCTTTTTTCGACCCTAATGACCTTGTATTTTTTCTTGTGGACTATGGCTGGTTTTATTGTCTTTTTTGTTAACCAGGGGATTGGAGAAGCAATTGTAGCTTACTTGGAACACACACAAGAGAAAGTCGAGAGTAATTTGATCCGAGTTATTGTGGATGTTGTGAGTTTTATCGCTGGTGGTGCGGTGATTCTGTTTGGGCTTGTGACTTTAGGAGTGAATCTCCTGCCCCTAGTTGCTGGATTAGGCGTTGGGGGTTTGGCGGTTGCCCTAGGAGCGCAATCAACCCTAGAAAATGTTATTGCTGGACTAGCTTTGTTTTTTGATAAACCCGTTGTAGCTGGAGAACGCTGTGTTTTTGGAGATCAAGAAGGGTTTGTACAATCAATTGGTCTACGATCCATCCGTTTGCAAGGAATTGACGGAACTTTGATTTCTATGCCTAATTCACAATTCTCTCAGTTGTTGTTGACCAATAAGAGTCGATCGGAGAAGCTGTTGTTCAAGCATCAGATCCATTTGTCTTATGAAACCACATCTGAGCAACTGAATGTAGTCCTAGATCGGTTGCATAAATTGTTAACGGATCATGAACAGACTCTTGAGCCGGGTCTGCATGTTCGATGTGTCGGATATAATGAGTATTCCATTGTTATAGAGCTTCAAGCTTACATCAATACGGGCGATATTGAAACCTTTCTCTTGATTCAGGAAGAGCTGCTCTTGAAAGTACAAGAAATTGTTGAAGAAGTAGGAACGGAGTTTGCGATCGGAGTTTGA
- a CDS encoding class I SAM-dependent methyltransferase → MVNPLAELAYQGWQQTKSALSLTHKSLAYQLSTLFIDRDQTSTPVINAQVLQVIQQRLEALLKVDVDEANLGVYPIELLFEEDWQQFLFTYPQIWLDLPLTWSRRNRKQYQVFPSEVDRSAYPRYYLQNFHHQTDGYLSDRSADLYDLQVDILFNGAADAMRRRVLAPLKQAISQSPTPPKPAKILDVACGTGRTLKFIRQTCPQASLYGVDLSPYYLRRANQLLSKMPGELPQLLQANGENIPYIDNYFHGISSVFLFHELPYPARQRVINECFRVLKPGGILVICDSIQKDDSPEITPVLNWFSKTFHEPYYQHYLTDDLGDRLQTAGFKEVKIQTHYLSKYWVAHKS, encoded by the coding sequence ATGGTAAATCCTTTGGCTGAACTAGCCTATCAAGGCTGGCAACAAACGAAGAGTGCATTGAGCTTGACTCATAAGAGTTTAGCCTATCAATTGTCTACTTTATTCATCGATCGCGATCAGACTTCTACTCCGGTTATTAATGCCCAAGTGTTACAGGTTATTCAACAGAGGTTAGAGGCTTTGTTGAAGGTGGATGTAGATGAGGCGAATTTGGGAGTGTATCCCATAGAGTTATTGTTTGAGGAAGATTGGCAACAATTCTTATTTACTTATCCTCAGATTTGGTTGGATTTACCTCTAACTTGGAGCCGTAGGAATCGTAAACAATATCAGGTGTTTCCTTCAGAAGTCGATCGCTCGGCTTATCCTCGGTATTATCTGCAAAACTTCCACCATCAGACCGATGGCTATTTGAGCGATCGCTCCGCCGACTTGTACGATCTGCAAGTCGATATTCTCTTCAATGGAGCCGCAGATGCCATGCGACGCAGGGTTTTAGCGCCCCTGAAGCAGGCGATCTCCCAATCACCCACTCCCCCCAAACCCGCCAAAATTCTCGATGTTGCCTGCGGTACAGGCAGAACCCTGAAATTTATCCGCCAGACCTGTCCTCAAGCCTCCTTATATGGTGTCGATCTCTCCCCCTATTATCTCCGCAGAGCCAATCAATTGCTCTCAAAAATGCCTGGAGAACTGCCCCAACTTCTACAAGCCAACGGAGAAAATATACCCTATATAGACAACTATTTTCACGGAATTAGCAGTGTTTTTTTATTCCATGAATTACCCTATCCAGCCCGCCAACGGGTGATTAATGAATGTTTTCGAGTCCTAAAACCCGGCGGAATCTTGGTTATTTGTGACTCCATCCAGAAAGACGATAGCCCGGAAATCACCCCAGTATTAAATTGGTTTTCTAAAACCTTTCACGAACCCTATTATCAACATTACCTAACTGATGATTTAGGCGATCGTCTACAAACAGCAGGATTCAAGGAAGTTAAGATCCAGACTCATTATCTCAGTAAGTATTGGGTAGCGCATAAATCATAA
- the glnA gene encoding type I glutamate--ammonia ligase, with product MFQNAAEFLKYVQDNSIQMIDLKFVDMPGIWQHLTLYQDQIDESSFTDGVAFDGSSIRGWKAINESDMSMVLDPTTAWMDPFMAEPTLSVICSIKEPRTGEWYSRDPRSIAQKAIDYLQSTGIGDTAFFGPEAEFFVFDDVRFDQNQSSGYYYVDSIEGRWNSGREEPGGNLAYKPRYKEGYFPVAPTDTMQDMRTEMLLTMMKCGVPIEKHHHEVASGGQNELGFRFGKLIEAADNLMTYKYVIKNVGKRYGKTVTFMPKPVFNDNGSGMHTHQSIWKDGKPLFWGDGYANLSEMALHYIGGILKHAPALLALTNPSTNSYKRLVPGFEAPVNLAYSQGNRSASVRIPLTGSNPKAKRFEFRCPDATCNPYLAFAAMLCAGIDGIKNKIDPGEPLDVDIYDLSPEELAKIPSTPGSLLDALKALEADHEFLTAGGVFTEDFVTNWIEYKLDNEVNPIRLRPHPYEFSLYYDV from the coding sequence ATGTTCCAAAACGCAGCAGAATTCTTGAAATATGTTCAAGATAACAGCATCCAGATGATCGACCTGAAATTTGTCGATATGCCTGGCATCTGGCAGCATTTAACCCTCTATCAAGATCAAATTGATGAAAGCAGCTTCACCGATGGTGTCGCCTTCGACGGTTCCAGCATCCGGGGTTGGAAAGCCATTAACGAATCTGACATGAGCATGGTTCTCGATCCAACCACGGCTTGGATGGACCCGTTTATGGCTGAACCGACCTTAAGCGTCATTTGTAGTATTAAAGAGCCTCGGACAGGGGAATGGTATAGCCGTGACCCCCGTTCCATTGCCCAAAAAGCGATCGACTACCTACAATCTACCGGTATTGGTGATACAGCCTTTTTTGGCCCAGAAGCAGAATTCTTTGTCTTTGATGATGTCCGCTTCGACCAAAACCAAAGTTCTGGCTACTATTACGTCGATTCCATTGAAGGTCGCTGGAACTCCGGACGGGAAGAACCCGGTGGTAACCTGGCTTATAAACCCCGCTACAAGGAAGGCTATTTCCCCGTTGCTCCTACCGATACCATGCAGGATATGCGGACGGAGATGTTGCTAACCATGATGAAATGTGGCGTTCCCATCGAAAAACATCACCATGAAGTTGCCAGTGGGGGACAAAATGAACTCGGTTTCCGCTTTGGCAAGTTAATTGAAGCGGCTGACAATTTGATGACCTACAAATATGTGATCAAAAATGTCGGTAAACGCTACGGTAAAACCGTGACCTTTATGCCCAAGCCGGTGTTTAATGATAATGGTTCTGGGATGCACACTCACCAGTCCATTTGGAAAGATGGTAAGCCCCTATTCTGGGGAGATGGCTATGCCAATCTGAGCGAGATGGCTCTCCACTATATTGGCGGTATCCTCAAGCACGCTCCAGCTCTGTTGGCTTTGACCAATCCTTCTACCAATTCCTACAAGCGTCTGGTTCCTGGGTTTGAAGCTCCCGTAAACTTGGCCTATTCTCAAGGAAATCGTTCCGCTTCTGTGCGTATTCCCCTCACGGGAAGCAATCCGAAAGCGAAACGGTTCGAGTTCCGGTGTCCCGATGCCACTTGTAATCCCTATCTGGCTTTTGCCGCAATGCTCTGTGCTGGGATTGATGGCATTAAAAACAAAATCGATCCCGGTGAACCCTTGGATGTGGATATCTACGATCTCTCCCCTGAAGAGTTGGCCAAGATTCCTTCGACTCCCGGTTCTTTGCTGGATGCTCTCAAAGCCTTAGAAGCCGATCATGAGTTCTTAACGGCTGGTGGAGTATTTACGGAAGACTTCGTGACCAATTGGATTGAGTATAAGCTCGATAATGAGGTCAACCCCATCCGCTTACGTCCTCATCCCTATGAGTTTTCGCTCTACTATGATGTCTAG
- the apcB gene encoding allophycocyanin subunit beta — protein MRDAVTSLISNYDITGQYLDRNALDQIKSYFDTGLARIQAANVITGNAASIVKQAGSALFEELPELIRPGGNAYTTRRYAACLRDMDYYLRYASYALVSGNTDVLDERVLQGLREVYNSLDVPIGPTVRGIQIMKDIVKAQVAEAGVADTGFVDEPFDHIARDLSEKNL, from the coding sequence ATGCGGGATGCAGTCACAAGCTTAATTTCAAATTACGATATTACAGGTCAGTATCTAGACCGCAATGCCCTAGACCAAATCAAATCCTATTTTGACACCGGTCTAGCGCGAATTCAGGCCGCTAATGTGATTACCGGTAATGCTGCCAGTATTGTCAAGCAAGCGGGTTCCGCATTATTTGAGGAACTCCCTGAATTGATCCGCCCTGGTGGAAATGCTTATACGACTCGCCGTTATGCGGCTTGTCTGCGGGATATGGATTATTATCTCCGCTATGCCAGCTATGCTCTGGTTTCTGGAAATACGGATGTTCTCGATGAGCGGGTTCTCCAAGGATTGCGAGAAGTCTATAATTCTCTCGATGTTCCCATTGGGCCAACCGTTCGGGGCATTCAAATTATGAAGGATATTGTCAAGGCACAAGTTGCAGAGGCCGGTGTTGCGGACACCGGTTTTGTCGATGAACCCTTCGACCATATCGCTCGCGATTTGAGTGAGAAGAATCTGTAA
- a CDS encoding DUF433 domain-containing protein yields the protein MQTITDIGTLIVQSPDTCGNCPRIAGTRVMVQNIVIDFQAGLKPEDILAQRVNLTPAQVYAGLAYYYANQERIDRDIEAYYEECDRLEREYQNNQVV from the coding sequence ATGCAGACAATAACTGATATTGGTACATTAATTGTGCAAAGCCCTGACACTTGCGGGAACTGCCCCCGAATTGCAGGCACTCGCGTTATGGTTCAAAATATTGTGATTGATTTCCAAGCAGGACTGAAACCGGAAGATATCCTGGCACAAAGAGTTAATTTGACTCCGGCACAGGTTTATGCGGGTTTAGCCTACTATTATGCCAATCAAGAGCGGATTGATAGGGATATTGAAGCTTATTATGAAGAGTGCGATCGCCTAGAAAGGGAATACCAGAATAATCAAGTCGTATGA
- a CDS encoding putative toxin-antitoxin system toxin component, PIN family: MSYIAVFDTNILISSLLSTTSYPFQCLALAKTGKIESVTCQEILDEFKEKLLLKFKFSEEMAQAAVDEVLSFSSLVSISGTLKTIPADPDDDMVVECAVIGNASHIVTGDKHLLTLKQYNNICIVKAAEFIQFFSSS; this comes from the coding sequence ATGTCATATATTGCTGTTTTTGATACTAATATATTAATCTCTTCGCTGCTCTCCACAACGAGTTATCCTTTTCAATGTCTAGCTCTAGCCAAAACTGGGAAGATCGAATCGGTAACTTGTCAAGAAATTTTAGACGAGTTTAAAGAAAAATTGCTGTTGAAATTCAAGTTTTCTGAGGAAATGGCACAAGCAGCCGTAGATGAAGTCCTATCTTTTTCTAGCCTGGTAAGCATTTCTGGAACTCTCAAAACCATACCAGCAGACCCAGATGATGATATGGTTGTAGAATGTGCTGTCATCGGTAATGCCAGTCATATTGTTACCGGAGATAAGCACCTCTTAACATTGAAGCAATATAACAATATTTGTATTGTTAAAGCAGCAGAGTTTATACAATTTTTTTCCTCTAGCTAA
- a CDS encoding CHAT domain-containing protein, producing the protein MKKRIIPTALIVAIAPLLHFPLLGYSGLVAEAPILITQENSAQIDPLILDGIESRKQGDYEESIAQLEEAIQLAQQLNEPHLEHKARTFLALTYRVMGELETVQKLYEENLALVRQNPATEWNPDTRQTERQSLEHLAGIYASLGNYAKAIDLLEENLTLIEQSSINPADLSYPKVQMKWGINLFLDGQLNKAEQALKKAFDLYSKARELRVNGGSPSVTEYEFQVETLRWLQQVLVAQNKIEEALEWSEAARSRAFIVLLGERLAQDRGISLEVEAPNIDEIRQIARQQNSTLVSYTITYEYRPDLLLRFNRQAAFAERLQPTGVLIWVVKPNGELSFKQVPFSEDQGRLDNLVQRGRGNLVRGRVTAEQPRQFTDLYDSLIAPISSELPTDPQARVTFIPQDTLFLIPFAAIPDGEGQFLIDRHTILTAPSIQVLEFTRSQQESLDRSIRAALVVGNPTMPDDLSSLPGAEIEAQAIAKRLNISPLIGSQATESAVTSRMGGARLIHLATHGILDDLQTGFLGSLSFTPDANTNGYLESREIIALKLNAELVVLSACDTGRGEITGDGILGLSRSFIAAGSSSLLVSLWKVPDEPTGLLMQSFYQNLQDGLDKAQALRQAMLQTRQEYPNPFNWGAFTLIGEPSLSPTLQAMVGGQAQVATVSEEETTNTASRYQVFPLPDEVDFYQEFPSARMEGEKDAFFSTSLTVAEIFTFYRQAFAQEGLEENLTLKGEEQMVFDRPDKNHRIVIQVSTAQENQRTVLIRLEPM; encoded by the coding sequence ATGAAGAAAAGGATTATACCTACTGCTCTGATTGTGGCGATCGCCCCCCTCCTCCATTTTCCTCTTCTGGGTTACTCTGGTCTTGTGGCTGAGGCTCCTATTCTGATTACTCAGGAAAATTCAGCCCAGATTGATCCCTTGATTCTGGACGGGATTGAATCGCGAAAACAGGGCGACTATGAAGAATCCATTGCCCAACTTGAAGAAGCGATTCAACTGGCGCAACAACTTAACGAGCCTCACCTAGAACATAAAGCCAGAACCTTTTTAGCCCTCACCTATCGCGTTATGGGAGAGCTGGAAACCGTCCAAAAACTCTATGAAGAAAATTTAGCCTTGGTGCGGCAAAATCCAGCTACTGAATGGAATCCAGACACTCGACAGACTGAAAGACAAAGCCTAGAACACTTGGCTGGCATCTATGCGAGTTTAGGCAATTATGCAAAAGCTATAGATCTTTTAGAAGAAAATTTAACCCTGATTGAACAAAGCTCCATCAATCCGGCAGATTTATCTTATCCCAAAGTGCAGATGAAATGGGGGATTAATCTATTTTTAGATGGACAACTGAATAAAGCGGAACAAGCCCTAAAAAAAGCCTTCGATCTCTACAGTAAAGCCAGGGAATTGCGCGTCAATGGGGGTTCCCCCTCGGTCACCGAATATGAATTTCAGGTGGAAACCCTGCGCTGGTTGCAGCAAGTTTTAGTCGCTCAAAATAAGATTGAAGAAGCTCTAGAATGGTCAGAAGCGGCGCGATCGCGGGCCTTTATTGTCCTCCTCGGAGAACGATTAGCCCAAGACCGGGGTATTTCCCTAGAGGTGGAAGCGCCCAACATCGACGAAATTCGCCAAATTGCCCGCCAACAAAATTCTACCCTTGTCAGCTACACCATCACCTACGAGTACCGCCCCGATTTACTGCTGCGCTTTAATCGCCAAGCCGCCTTTGCAGAGCGACTGCAACCCACTGGCGTTTTAATTTGGGTGGTTAAACCCAATGGAGAGCTTTCATTTAAGCAAGTCCCCTTCTCAGAAGATCAGGGGCGCTTAGATAATTTAGTCCAACGGGGGCGGGGAAACCTGGTGCGAGGGCGAGTCACTGCCGAACAACCGCGCCAGTTTACGGATCTCTATGACTCCTTAATTGCCCCCATTAGCAGCGAACTGCCCACAGATCCCCAGGCTCGCGTCACCTTTATTCCCCAAGATACTCTGTTTTTAATCCCCTTTGCTGCCATTCCCGATGGTGAAGGTCAATTTCTGATCGATCGCCACACCATCCTCACTGCACCTTCGATTCAAGTCTTAGAATTTACGCGATCGCAACAAGAAAGCCTCGATCGCTCCATTCGTGCTGCCCTCGTTGTCGGCAATCCCACCATGCCGGATGACCTCTCTAGTTTACCTGGTGCAGAAATTGAGGCACAGGCGATCGCCAAACGCCTCAACATCTCCCCCCTCATCGGCAGTCAAGCCACCGAATCCGCCGTCACCAGCCGCATGGGAGGAGCGCGACTCATTCATCTCGCCACCCATGGAATCCTCGACGATCTACAAACCGGATTTTTAGGCTCCCTCTCCTTCACCCCAGACGCGAATACCAACGGCTATTTAGAATCCAGAGAAATTATCGCCCTCAAACTCAACGCCGAATTAGTCGTTCTCAGCGCCTGCGACACCGGACGAGGAGAAATCACCGGCGATGGAATCCTGGGCTTATCGCGCTCCTTTATTGCCGCCGGAAGCTCCAGTCTCCTCGTCTCCCTCTGGAAAGTTCCCGATGAGCCTACCGGCCTATTAATGCAGAGTTTCTATCAAAATCTACAAGATGGCCTCGATAAAGCCCAAGCCCTGCGCCAAGCCATGCTGCAAACCCGGCAAGAATATCCCAATCCCTTCAATTGGGGAGCCTTTACCCTGATTGGAGAACCCAGCCTTTCCCCCACCCTGCAAGCCATGGTGGGGGGACAAGCTCAAGTCGCCACGGTTTCAGAAGAAGAGACAACGAATACCGCCTCGCGCTATCAAGTGTTTCCCCTTCCTGACGAAGTGGACTTTTATCAAGAATTCCCCTCTGCTCGGATGGAAGGCGAAAAGGATGCCTTTTTCTCCACATCGTTAACAGTGGCTGAGATTTTCACCTTTTACCGCCAGGCTTTTGCCCAGGAAGGACTAGAGGAAAATTTAACTCTCAAAGGAGAAGAACAAATGGTGTTCGATCGCCCCGACAAAAATCATAGAATTGTCATTCAAGTCAGTACCGCTCAGGAGAATCAGCGCACCGTCCTCATTCGCTTAGAACCCATGTGA